From Arthrobacter sp. FW306-2-2C-D06B, a single genomic window includes:
- a CDS encoding HAD family hydrolase yields MTILTGTSVAGIDDQRNLNHKLMIALDVDGTLVDHDGHMSPTVRDAARAVVAHGHDVLIATGRSLNATLPIIEQIGLERGYAVCCNGGVTLRLDPQLDTGYEIIHKATFDPAPALMALREQLPSAKYALEDEDGNFLSTERFQDASFGVEAIGVDFQTMLDATAVRVVVFSSENTAEEFSTAIRKIGLSGVTYSVGWTAWLDIAAAGVTKASALEQLRQRLGTHPRHTVAVGDGRNDIEMLSWAGCGVAMGQAPEEVIAVADEVTASVYDDGAALILRRLL; encoded by the coding sequence ATGACTATTTTGACTGGTACCTCAGTCGCTGGCATCGATGACCAGCGGAATTTGAATCACAAGCTCATGATCGCGCTGGATGTCGACGGAACTCTCGTGGATCACGATGGCCACATGTCGCCAACTGTCCGCGACGCCGCAAGGGCAGTCGTCGCCCACGGACACGACGTCCTGATCGCCACCGGCCGCTCGTTGAACGCCACCTTGCCCATCATTGAGCAGATTGGACTGGAACGCGGTTATGCCGTGTGCTGCAACGGCGGTGTCACGTTGCGGCTCGACCCCCAGTTGGACACTGGCTACGAGATCATTCACAAGGCCACGTTCGATCCGGCCCCGGCGCTGATGGCTCTTCGGGAGCAGCTTCCGTCCGCCAAGTACGCGCTCGAGGACGAGGACGGGAACTTCCTCTCCACCGAGCGGTTCCAGGACGCCAGCTTCGGTGTTGAGGCAATCGGCGTCGATTTCCAGACGATGCTCGACGCCACTGCGGTGCGTGTCGTGGTGTTCAGCAGCGAGAACACGGCCGAAGAGTTTTCCACAGCCATTCGCAAGATCGGACTGTCCGGGGTCACTTACTCGGTGGGCTGGACTGCCTGGCTGGACATCGCAGCCGCCGGGGTCACCAAGGCCAGCGCCTTGGAGCAGTTGCGCCAGCGGCTCGGCACGCACCCCCGGCACACGGTGGCAGTGGGGGACGGCCGCAATGATATTGAAATGCTCAGCTGGGCCGGGTGCGGTGTCGCCATGGGCCAAGCGCCTGAAGAAGTCATTGCCGTCGCGGATGAAGTTACCGCTTCGGTGTACGACGACGGTGCTGCCCTCATCCTGCGGCGCCTGCTGTAA
- the serS gene encoding serine--tRNA ligase, protein MIDVKDLSENPDKFRASQRARGADESVVDAIISADADRRAALIRYENLRAEQNVFGKKVAQAKGEEKQALLAEVKELANSVKAASAEADAAQAKQEELLRVIPNLIEDGVPEGGEDDFVVVKTVGTPREFPDFEPRDHLEIGELIGAIDMERGAKVSGARFYFLRGVGARLEMALLQMAMDQAIEAGFVPMITPTLVRPEIMQGTGFDVKHDAEIYRLAEDDLYLVGTSEVALAGYHSDEILDLSAGPIRYAGQSSCYRREAGSHGKDTRGIIRVHQFNKVEMFIYTTVEEAAAEHERLLAWEEEMLAKVELPYRVIDTAAGDLGMSAARKFDCEAWVPTQNAYRELTSTSNCTTFQARRLNIRERAVNEDGVAKGTRAVATLNGTLATTRWIVAILEHHQNPDGSVNVPKALQKYIGGLEVLPVL, encoded by the coding sequence GTGATCGACGTAAAAGACCTCAGCGAAAACCCGGACAAGTTCCGTGCCAGCCAGCGCGCCCGCGGCGCCGACGAGTCCGTGGTGGACGCGATCATTTCCGCCGACGCAGACCGCCGCGCGGCACTGATCCGCTACGAAAACCTCCGTGCGGAGCAGAACGTCTTCGGCAAGAAGGTGGCACAGGCCAAGGGCGAGGAAAAGCAGGCGCTGCTGGCCGAGGTCAAGGAACTGGCCAACTCGGTCAAGGCTGCCTCTGCCGAAGCCGACGCCGCCCAGGCCAAGCAGGAAGAGCTGCTCCGTGTCATCCCCAACCTGATTGAGGACGGCGTGCCCGAGGGTGGCGAGGACGACTTCGTGGTGGTCAAGACGGTCGGCACACCACGCGAATTCCCTGATTTCGAGCCACGGGACCACCTGGAAATCGGCGAACTCATCGGGGCGATCGATATGGAACGCGGCGCCAAGGTGTCCGGTGCGCGCTTCTACTTCCTCCGCGGTGTGGGTGCCCGCCTGGAGATGGCGTTGCTTCAGATGGCCATGGACCAAGCCATCGAGGCCGGCTTCGTGCCGATGATCACCCCCACGTTGGTGCGTCCGGAGATCATGCAGGGGACCGGTTTCGATGTAAAGCACGACGCCGAGATCTACCGTCTCGCCGAGGACGACCTCTACCTTGTGGGAACCTCAGAAGTGGCCCTCGCCGGCTACCACTCGGACGAGATCCTGGACCTTTCCGCCGGCCCGATCCGCTACGCCGGGCAGAGTTCCTGCTACCGGCGCGAAGCAGGTTCGCACGGCAAGGACACCCGCGGCATCATCCGCGTCCACCAGTTCAACAAGGTGGAAATGTTCATCTACACCACGGTTGAAGAGGCTGCTGCCGAGCACGAGCGCCTCCTGGCCTGGGAAGAGGAAATGCTGGCCAAGGTCGAGCTCCCGTACCGCGTGATCGACACCGCGGCGGGCGATCTCGGCATGTCCGCGGCCCGGAAGTTCGACTGCGAAGCCTGGGTCCCCACCCAGAACGCTTACCGAGAGCTCACCTCGACGTCAAACTGCACCACCTTCCAGGCCCGCCGCCTCAACATCCGCGAGCGTGCGGTCAATGAAGACGGCGTAGCGAAGGGCACCCGCGCTGTCGCCACCCTCAACGGCACGCTGGCCACCACCCGCTGGATCGTTGCCATCCTCGAGCACCACCAGAACCCGGATGGCTCGGTCAACGTCCCCAAGGCACTCCAGAAGTACATCGGCGGCCTTGAGGTCCTCCCCGTTCTGTAA
- a CDS encoding peptidase E produces MAANEPTILATSGGYKSGHRTRMEFDLLVHHAVELSGVSGRAPRVAHIGTASGDQRWFAAELDQAARVSGFDFSHLNLFTMPNYGDPEAYLLEQDVVWVNGGSVVNLLAVWRAHGLDGILRRVWEHGVVLAGVSAGSICWYQGGTTDSYGPELRAVTNGLGFLPYANGVHYDSEPGRRPLVHQLVAEGALGETHCTDDGVGLVYRGTELVDVVAEVRGKAAYRVTAALGESADAVSIAVEERLEPRFLG; encoded by the coding sequence ATGGCCGCCAACGAGCCCACCATTCTGGCAACCTCCGGAGGCTATAAGTCCGGTCATCGCACCAGGATGGAGTTCGACCTCCTGGTTCACCACGCCGTCGAACTCTCCGGGGTGAGCGGACGCGCGCCGCGAGTGGCGCATATCGGCACAGCCTCCGGAGACCAGCGCTGGTTCGCCGCGGAATTGGACCAAGCCGCCCGGGTTTCGGGTTTCGATTTCAGCCACCTGAACCTTTTCACGATGCCGAACTACGGCGATCCCGAGGCGTACCTTTTGGAACAGGACGTGGTGTGGGTCAACGGTGGTTCCGTGGTCAATCTTCTGGCCGTATGGCGTGCGCACGGACTGGACGGCATTTTGAGGCGCGTCTGGGAACACGGTGTAGTGCTGGCCGGAGTGTCCGCGGGCTCGATTTGTTGGTACCAGGGCGGCACTACGGATTCCTACGGCCCTGAATTGCGCGCCGTGACCAACGGACTGGGCTTCCTCCCCTACGCCAACGGTGTCCACTATGACTCCGAGCCGGGCCGCCGCCCGCTTGTCCACCAACTGGTGGCAGAGGGGGCGCTGGGGGAAACGCACTGCACCGACGACGGCGTCGGGCTCGTTTACAGAGGCACGGAACTTGTGGACGTGGTTGCCGAAGTCAGGGGCAAGGCTGCTTACCGCGTCACCGCGGCACTCGGCGAATCGGCCGACGCCGTTTCCATCGCCGTGGAGGAGCGCTTGGAGCCCCGCTTCCTTGGCTGA
- the pheA gene encoding prephenate dehydratase, producing the protein MSGSALTYTFLGPEGTFTEAALLQVPGAADANRVPCTNVNTALERVRQGEADAAMVPIENSVEGGVTATLDAIATGTELRIIREALVPITFVLVARPGVKISDIRRVSTHGHAWAQCRLWVDENIPNAEYVPGSSTAAAAVGLLEGEAHYDAAICAPLVAAERPGLNILAENIGDNPGAVTRFVLVSRPGALTERTGADKTTVVVPLPEDRPGALMEILDQFATRGVNLSRIESRPTGQYLGHYFFSIDADGHASDARVADALAGLHRISPATRFLGSYARADEQKALVAPHTSDAAFASAHAWVRGILGAEPGA; encoded by the coding sequence ATGTCGGGATCCGCGCTCACCTACACCTTCCTCGGTCCTGAAGGCACCTTCACCGAGGCTGCCCTCTTGCAGGTCCCCGGCGCGGCCGATGCCAACAGGGTCCCTTGCACCAACGTGAACACGGCGTTGGAGAGGGTTCGACAAGGCGAGGCGGATGCGGCCATGGTGCCGATCGAGAACTCGGTGGAGGGTGGCGTGACCGCCACCCTGGATGCCATTGCCACCGGAACAGAGCTGCGGATCATCCGTGAAGCGCTCGTTCCCATCACCTTCGTGCTGGTTGCCCGGCCCGGAGTTAAGATCTCGGACATCCGCCGGGTATCCACCCACGGCCATGCCTGGGCCCAGTGCCGGCTGTGGGTCGACGAAAATATCCCGAATGCGGAATACGTGCCGGGCTCCTCCACGGCGGCAGCCGCCGTCGGGCTTCTTGAAGGCGAGGCGCACTATGACGCCGCCATCTGCGCCCCCCTTGTCGCGGCCGAGCGGCCGGGCCTGAATATCCTTGCGGAGAACATCGGCGACAACCCCGGCGCGGTGACCCGCTTTGTCCTGGTGAGCCGTCCCGGTGCACTGACTGAACGCACCGGCGCGGACAAGACCACCGTCGTCGTGCCCCTTCCGGAAGACCGCCCGGGCGCCCTGATGGAAATCCTGGACCAGTTTGCCACCCGAGGAGTCAACCTCAGTCGCATCGAATCCCGGCCCACCGGCCAGTATCTGGGTCACTACTTCTTCAGTATCGACGCCGACGGCCACGCGTCGGACGCCCGGGTAGCCGATGCCCTGGCGGGCCTGCATCGGATCAGCCCGGCCACCCGATTCCTGGGGTCCTATGCGCGGGCGGACGAGCAGAAAGCCTTGGTTGCGCCGCATACCTCCGACGCCGCGTTCGCATCCGCACATGCCTGGGTTCGGGGCATTCTGGGTGCGGAACCGGGCGCTTGA
- a CDS encoding aromatic acid exporter family protein, whose protein sequence is MISKQRLGRILPALRQAVTGHRLLFAAKTAVAAGLAWYLAPLMPGTAASYPYYAPLGVLVSMHPTVAASAKHGLQSLLGLGLGIAMAFAVTTVTTPTALAVAVVVGLGVVIGGLPRLGSASEWVPMAALFVLVLGYSNAQGFSFAYVLQMGMGVAVGFAVNWLVFPPLHLEGIDPAIDGHQRALSRQLTDMASAMTESWPPDHEEWASRSGELARTATAVRTAVQAAKLSTKANPRSRRRAGRLPGDLAGLRTVERLTFHVQDVTDVLSSAIWEENAGTVIPEGVPPNLAEALEDVAAMIRQWRHEDAEDFKIALDEARDSVAKLSETVTEAAAGQAPVTATASVAMSLRRMITAVSEAA, encoded by the coding sequence ATGATCTCCAAGCAAAGGCTTGGGCGGATTCTTCCCGCTCTCAGGCAGGCTGTCACAGGCCACCGCCTCCTGTTTGCCGCAAAGACAGCCGTCGCGGCCGGGCTGGCTTGGTACCTTGCGCCGCTGATGCCCGGGACAGCCGCTTCCTATCCTTACTACGCGCCCTTGGGTGTCTTGGTCAGCATGCACCCCACCGTCGCGGCTTCCGCCAAGCACGGGCTGCAAAGCCTGCTGGGACTCGGATTGGGCATTGCCATGGCCTTCGCAGTGACCACAGTCACCACCCCGACCGCATTGGCGGTGGCCGTCGTCGTCGGGCTGGGGGTGGTTATCGGCGGCCTGCCAAGACTTGGAAGCGCCTCCGAGTGGGTTCCCATGGCGGCGCTGTTCGTACTGGTCCTGGGTTATTCGAATGCGCAGGGTTTCTCATTCGCTTACGTCCTGCAAATGGGCATGGGGGTGGCAGTCGGTTTCGCAGTGAACTGGCTGGTCTTCCCGCCCCTCCATCTCGAAGGCATCGATCCGGCCATCGACGGACACCAGCGGGCACTGTCCAGGCAACTCACGGATATGGCCAGCGCCATGACGGAATCCTGGCCACCGGACCATGAAGAATGGGCGAGCCGCAGCGGCGAGCTCGCACGCACGGCGACCGCGGTACGGACGGCCGTCCAGGCGGCCAAGTTGAGTACCAAAGCGAACCCGCGATCCCGCCGTCGAGCCGGGCGCCTGCCCGGTGACCTGGCGGGTTTGCGCACGGTGGAACGTCTGACCTTCCACGTCCAGGACGTCACCGACGTCCTGTCAAGCGCGATCTGGGAAGAGAACGCGGGAACGGTCATTCCGGAGGGTGTCCCGCCAAATTTGGCTGAGGCGCTGGAGGACGTTGCGGCAATGATCCGGCAATGGAGGCATGAGGACGCGGAGGATTTCAAGATCGCCCTGGACGAAGCCCGGGACAGCGTGGCAAAACTAAGTGAGACCGTTACGGAGGCCGCGGCCGGCCAAGCGCCTGTTACCGCCACCGCGTCGGTGGCCATGAGCTTGCGGCGTATGATCACCGCGGTCTCCGAGGCCGCCTGA
- a CDS encoding amidase: MADIHELGAVELRQALAGGQLSATEATEHFIARIGRLNQTLGAFVTVTADQALLDAQAADAAYVRRRNGGPELPLLHGVPLAFKDLTDVAGVVTTHGSGALDRKPAPEDGALAATLRGAGAISLGKTQVPEFGLTAYSENRIAPPSRNPHALSRSSGGSSGGSAAAVAAGLVPFAPGSDGGGSIRIPAAACGLLGLKPGRGLVPAGESVGDAARLVVAGPLARSSADAALMMDALVPHGIRPNRGYLTGLEEAPATLRIGVSLDSPWSTAFPFAPEREALDALAKGIELLTEAGHSVLDAGIRYDNRYPEAFTTAWTAGVGSARILPQREALLTPLTRTFRRRAQQRSAGKVNEALSFLRQFTHDTVTQYAQWDLVLTPSLAQTPRPVGWFTGAMPGGEQWPAPDWPGDADDDYRKQCEFAPWSSMVNVCGLPAITVPVHWTGPMPGTGFPMGIQLIGKQGSELLLLRLARQLEGQQKPTLHHGN; this comes from the coding sequence TTGGCTGACATCCACGAACTCGGCGCCGTCGAGTTGCGCCAAGCCTTGGCTGGCGGTCAGCTTTCTGCGACTGAGGCGACGGAGCACTTCATTGCGAGGATCGGACGGCTGAACCAGACGCTGGGGGCCTTCGTCACGGTGACGGCAGACCAGGCCCTGCTCGACGCCCAAGCCGCTGACGCAGCGTACGTTCGCCGGCGCAACGGAGGTCCCGAACTTCCCCTCCTGCACGGCGTGCCGCTGGCTTTCAAAGACCTCACCGATGTTGCCGGAGTCGTGACCACTCACGGCAGTGGAGCCCTGGACCGTAAGCCCGCCCCCGAGGACGGAGCCCTTGCCGCGACGCTTAGAGGCGCCGGTGCCATCTCACTGGGCAAGACTCAGGTTCCGGAATTCGGACTCACGGCCTACAGCGAAAACCGCATCGCACCGCCGTCGCGCAATCCACACGCCTTGAGCCGCAGCTCCGGCGGGTCTTCGGGAGGCAGCGCTGCCGCGGTTGCCGCGGGCTTGGTTCCCTTCGCGCCCGGGAGCGACGGCGGCGGGTCCATTCGTATTCCCGCCGCGGCATGTGGACTGCTGGGGCTGAAGCCGGGCCGGGGCTTGGTGCCGGCCGGGGAAAGCGTCGGAGACGCGGCACGACTCGTGGTGGCCGGGCCTCTGGCGCGCTCCTCCGCCGACGCCGCTCTCATGATGGACGCCCTCGTCCCGCACGGAATCCGGCCGAACCGGGGCTACCTCACGGGCCTAGAGGAAGCGCCCGCGACCTTGCGCATCGGCGTGAGCCTCGACAGCCCGTGGTCCACCGCCTTTCCCTTCGCCCCTGAGCGGGAGGCCCTGGATGCCCTCGCCAAGGGCATCGAATTACTGACGGAAGCGGGCCATTCAGTGCTCGACGCCGGGATCCGCTACGACAATCGCTATCCGGAAGCGTTCACGACCGCCTGGACCGCTGGCGTCGGGAGCGCCCGGATCCTGCCCCAGCGCGAAGCCTTGCTGACCCCGCTGACCCGGACCTTCCGGCGTCGGGCGCAACAGCGGAGCGCAGGCAAGGTCAACGAGGCGCTCAGCTTCCTGCGGCAGTTCACCCACGACACGGTCACCCAGTATGCGCAGTGGGACCTCGTCCTGACGCCGTCGCTGGCACAGACGCCACGGCCCGTGGGCTGGTTCACCGGGGCGATGCCCGGAGGCGAGCAATGGCCGGCTCCCGATTGGCCCGGCGACGCAGATGACGACTACCGCAAGCAATGCGAGTTTGCGCCCTGGTCCTCCATGGTGAACGTGTGCGGGCTGCCAGCGATCACCGTGCCCGTTCATTGGACAGGCCCAATGCCTGGAACGGGGTTTCCGATGGGCATCCAGCTCATCGGAAAACAGGGATCCGAGCTCCTTCTCCTGCGGCTCGCAAGGCAGCTTGAAGGGCAGCAAAAACCGACGCTCCACCACGGCAATTAG
- a CDS encoding inorganic diphosphatase, with amino-acid sequence MKHDVTIEIPKGSRVKYEVDHETGRVRLDRVLFTSMQYPTHYGFFENTLGEDGDPLDALVLLQDFDLYPGVIVESRPIGVFNMTDDGGGDAKVLCVPADPRFDHIQEITDVSEFLIKEIEHFFTRYKDLEPGKWVKAEGWADRAAAEAELEASIKRYVPAAH; translated from the coding sequence ATGAAGCACGACGTCACGATCGAGATCCCCAAGGGGTCGCGCGTCAAGTACGAAGTTGACCACGAGACCGGCCGCGTCCGCCTGGACCGCGTCCTGTTCACCTCCATGCAGTACCCCACGCACTACGGGTTCTTCGAGAACACCCTTGGCGAGGACGGCGACCCGCTGGACGCGCTGGTCCTCCTGCAGGACTTCGACCTCTACCCCGGCGTCATCGTCGAATCCCGCCCCATCGGCGTTTTCAACATGACCGACGACGGCGGCGGAGACGCCAAGGTCCTCTGCGTTCCGGCCGACCCGCGTTTCGACCACATCCAGGAAATCACGGATGTCAGCGAATTCCTGATCAAGGAGATCGAGCACTTCTTCACCCGTTACAAGGACCTTGAGCCCGGCAAGTGGGTCAAGGCTGAGGGCTGGGCCGACCGCGCCGCCGCCGAAGCCGAGCTGGAAGCTTCCATCAAGCGTTACGTTCCGGCCGCCCACTAG
- the dacB gene encoding D-alanyl-D-alanine carboxypeptidase/D-alanyl-D-alanine endopeptidase, which yields MGLGVAPGFFGPGSFGAAGTPAPKVPVWQQVPKQLSRTQVVAPLDASAPVPLPADVTSQLNALLTPDGGGDFTGVVEDALTGLPLYDRDGAKNRVPASNMKLLTAVAALRAIGPETRFSTRVLAGPSASTIILSAGGDVLLGDGPSRPSEVLGHAGLETLASDAAKALQDRGVKGPVTVQLDDGLFTGPALNPAWSLDDVAAGETAPIFPLALNSARTSPGSTTGPRPQDAALTAAAAFAGKLQAAGAAAGFTVVPGVERATVPTGKQDVIASVVSATVREQVDLMLETSDNYLAEVFGRMAALSAGKPGSNDGATAAVSAAVAELGIATDSMHLADVSGLALGNQVSARQFADVVRAITSGPDTRLRAALAGFPVAGLTGTLGDRYGDASTSQGAGLVRAKTGTLNSVIALSGYVVDANGRLLVFSFIGNGLTPGAAGNKVALDRSATALASCGCRAG from the coding sequence ATGGGCCTCGGGGTCGCACCCGGATTCTTCGGTCCCGGCTCTTTCGGGGCCGCCGGTACGCCCGCACCCAAGGTGCCGGTCTGGCAACAGGTCCCCAAGCAGCTGAGCCGCACGCAGGTCGTTGCGCCCTTGGACGCTTCTGCCCCGGTCCCCTTGCCGGCTGACGTCACAAGCCAGCTCAACGCCCTCCTGACGCCCGACGGCGGGGGAGACTTCACCGGCGTCGTTGAGGATGCGTTGACCGGGCTTCCGCTTTACGATCGCGACGGCGCCAAGAACCGGGTGCCGGCCTCCAACATGAAGCTGCTCACCGCAGTCGCCGCGCTGCGGGCGATCGGGCCGGAGACACGCTTCAGCACGCGGGTGCTGGCGGGACCTTCGGCGTCGACCATCATCCTGAGCGCCGGAGGTGACGTCCTGCTCGGCGACGGCCCGTCCCGGCCAAGCGAGGTACTTGGCCATGCCGGCCTCGAGACCCTCGCCAGCGATGCGGCAAAAGCGCTCCAGGACCGCGGAGTGAAGGGCCCGGTCACGGTGCAATTGGACGATGGACTATTCACCGGTCCGGCTTTGAATCCGGCGTGGAGCCTCGACGACGTCGCTGCGGGCGAAACCGCACCAATCTTTCCGCTCGCACTGAACTCGGCCCGGACAAGCCCGGGTTCGACCACCGGTCCGCGTCCGCAGGACGCCGCGCTCACTGCCGCCGCGGCTTTCGCCGGGAAGCTCCAAGCGGCGGGCGCCGCTGCCGGATTCACGGTGGTCCCGGGTGTGGAACGTGCCACCGTTCCAACCGGAAAGCAGGACGTGATCGCCAGCGTGGTGTCTGCGACCGTCCGCGAGCAGGTGGACTTGATGCTGGAAACCTCGGACAACTACCTTGCCGAGGTATTCGGCCGGATGGCCGCTCTGTCCGCGGGAAAGCCGGGATCGAATGACGGCGCGACGGCGGCCGTGAGCGCCGCGGTGGCGGAACTGGGGATCGCCACGGATTCCATGCACCTGGCGGACGTGTCCGGCCTTGCTTTGGGCAACCAGGTGTCGGCGCGGCAGTTCGCGGATGTGGTGCGGGCGATTACCTCGGGACCGGACACCCGTCTCCGTGCCGCCCTCGCCGGGTTCCCGGTGGCCGGGCTGACCGGGACGCTCGGCGACCGCTACGGAGACGCCAGCACCTCCCAAGGGGCGGGACTGGTGCGGGCCAAGACCGGCACCTTGAATTCGGTGATCGCTTTGAGCGGCTACGTGGTGGACGCGAACGGCCGTCTTCTGGTCTTTTCCTTTATCGGCAACGGGCTGACGCCGGGCGCGGCGGGGAACAAGGTAGCGCTGGACCGGTCGGCCACGGCACTCGCGTCATGTGGTTGCCGGGCCGGCTGA
- a CDS encoding rhodanese-like domain-containing protein, giving the protein MSDYETVPVGDVPADAKILDVREDYEWVAGHAEGALHIPLDQIPGRLDELDPDDDLYVICRTGGRSYRAVQWLVGQGYTATNIAGGMDMWFESGRPMVSENGLKPVVL; this is encoded by the coding sequence GTGAGCGATTACGAGACCGTGCCTGTCGGCGATGTTCCGGCGGACGCGAAAATCCTGGACGTCCGGGAGGATTACGAATGGGTAGCGGGCCACGCCGAGGGTGCGCTGCATATTCCGCTGGACCAGATCCCGGGCCGCCTCGACGAACTTGACCCCGACGATGACCTTTATGTCATCTGCCGTACGGGCGGGCGGTCCTACCGTGCCGTTCAATGGCTGGTGGGGCAGGGCTACACCGCCACCAATATCGCCGGAGGCATGGACATGTGGTTCGAGTCCGGTCGGCCGATGGTTTCGGAGAACGGCCTCAAGCCAGTTGTCCTCTAG
- a CDS encoding diacylglycerol/lipid kinase family protein, whose product MSNWILYVILAGGVVFAVSSWWGVRRLRARHTRSAVREDAHKPEAGLQRVAVILNPVKAKAEDARRIIRDACNLAGWDEPRFFDTTAEDPGHSQAKAALAYRPDVVLVGGGDGTVRVVAESLAHTNVAMGLIPLGTGNLLARNVNLDVNDLRGNVHTALFGHQRYIDTARMAIHNERTGASSEHAFLVIAGMGLDAEVVGDTNDGLKKAVGWLAYTEAGVRHLPGRRKRVTIAMDDEPEQSRKIRSVLFANCGLIPGGIDFIPGAMIDDGVLDVVVMSPRSAIGWIAVYAKILFKHNRNLPVMNFYRSGKVVISTSEPMATQLDGDPSGEATKVTVKVEPRSLLVRVQ is encoded by the coding sequence ATGAGCAACTGGATCCTGTACGTGATTCTGGCTGGGGGCGTGGTCTTTGCCGTCTCCAGTTGGTGGGGCGTGCGCCGGCTCCGGGCCAGGCATACCCGCAGCGCCGTGCGCGAAGACGCGCACAAGCCCGAAGCCGGCTTGCAAAGGGTGGCCGTGATCCTCAACCCGGTGAAGGCGAAGGCCGAGGACGCACGGAGGATCATCCGGGATGCCTGCAATCTCGCGGGCTGGGACGAGCCCCGCTTCTTCGACACCACAGCGGAGGACCCCGGCCATTCGCAAGCCAAAGCGGCACTGGCGTACAGGCCCGACGTCGTGCTCGTCGGCGGGGGCGACGGTACCGTTCGTGTGGTGGCAGAGTCCCTCGCGCACACCAACGTGGCAATGGGATTGATTCCCTTGGGAACCGGAAACCTGCTGGCACGCAATGTGAATCTGGATGTCAACGATCTCCGCGGCAACGTCCACACAGCCCTCTTCGGCCACCAGCGCTACATCGACACCGCCCGAATGGCGATCCACAACGAACGGACAGGCGCCTCTTCCGAGCATGCATTCCTGGTGATCGCCGGCATGGGCCTGGACGCCGAGGTTGTGGGCGACACCAATGACGGCCTCAAGAAGGCAGTCGGATGGCTGGCCTACACCGAGGCGGGCGTCCGCCACCTGCCCGGCCGGCGCAAACGGGTCACCATTGCCATGGACGACGAGCCCGAGCAATCCCGGAAAATCCGAAGCGTCTTGTTCGCAAACTGCGGCCTGATTCCAGGGGGCATCGACTTCATCCCCGGCGCGATGATCGACGACGGCGTCCTCGACGTCGTGGTCATGAGTCCCCGCAGCGCCATCGGCTGGATCGCGGTGTACGCCAAGATCTTGTTCAAGCACAACCGGAACCTGCCGGTCATGAATTTCTACCGTTCGGGCAAAGTGGTCATTAGCACCAGCGAACCGATGGCCACGCAACTTGACGGTGATCCCTCGGGCGAGGCCACGAAAGTCACCGTCAAGGTGGAGCCGCGTTCCCTCCTCGTGCGCGTGCAATAA